One region of Pseudomonadota bacterium genomic DNA includes:
- a CDS encoding PDZ domain-containing protein, with amino-acid sequence MWSLSTCSGAACGADSRLPQALPAPRREGARRAWKPCLVRRSRHTPSPRPDRATAALLAALLWLSQPAWVQAAPAQPSPPPARATSPVEQLVGLHPILGVQIDTQAQTTGLLVDAVMPGSIASRLGLTPGDILVEINATPLESSSSLHERLSTMRKGDRLTLTWRHGSDTRSKSDDLREVPALPTYTLVEGSGIPGIIQIGDTRESLEKALGPAVGEKPGDGIVYLAWPFHGIVVALVELGGKLRVTQFSIEYPLVCRTARGLVTGATRADMEKVYHGETIDTQVTGNGFSIDTLPALGIQFRGVNGRITRVSIIPKPAPRPAASPR; translated from the coding sequence TGCGGGGCAGATTCTCGTCTTCCGCAGGCCCTTCCTGCGCCCCGGCGGGAAGGGGCACGGCGGGCGTGGAAGCCGTGTCTCGTGAGGCGCTCCCGACACACGCCATCCCCCAGGCCAGACCGTGCGACCGCAGCGCTCCTCGCCGCGCTGCTGTGGCTCTCCCAACCAGCATGGGTCCAGGCCGCTCCGGCGCAGCCGAGCCCTCCCCCTGCGCGGGCCACCTCTCCCGTAGAGCAGCTGGTGGGCCTGCACCCCATTCTGGGCGTTCAGATCGACACGCAGGCGCAGACCACGGGGCTGCTCGTCGACGCGGTGATGCCCGGCAGCATCGCAAGCCGACTTGGCCTGACCCCAGGCGACATCCTGGTAGAGATCAACGCCACCCCCCTGGAGTCTTCGTCATCTCTGCACGAGCGGCTGAGCACGATGCGCAAGGGCGACAGGCTGACGCTCACCTGGCGCCACGGCAGCGACACCCGGTCGAAGAGCGATGATCTGCGCGAGGTTCCCGCCCTCCCCACGTACACGCTCGTGGAGGGCAGCGGCATCCCAGGCATCATCCAGATCGGCGACACCCGAGAATCGCTCGAGAAGGCGCTCGGACCTGCGGTCGGAGAGAAGCCGGGCGATGGCATCGTCTATCTTGCCTGGCCGTTCCACGGGATCGTGGTCGCCCTGGTCGAGCTCGGAGGCAAGCTGCGCGTGACGCAGTTCAGCATCGAGTACCCCCTGGTGTGCCGGACCGCGCGCGGACTCGTCACGGGCGCGACGCGCGCAGACATGGAGAAGGTGTACCACGGCGAGACAATCGACACCCAGGTGACGGGAAACGGCTTCAGCATCGACACCCTTCCCGCCCTGGGCATCCAGTTCCGAGGCGTCAACGGCCGCATCACGCGCGTGTCGATCATTCCCAAGCCCGCCCCACGCCCCGCCGCGTCCCCCCGCTGA